From Deferrisoma camini S3R1, the proteins below share one genomic window:
- the dnaJ gene encoding molecular chaperone DnaJ, translating to MATKRDYYEILGVDRKASTEEIKKAYRKLARKYHPDVNPGNKEAEERFKEISEAYDVLSDPEKRAQYDAVGHAAFGAGSGGAQGPRWEEFRTGGGFSGFDFSDLFADLFGEAPGFRPSGPRKGADLEYDMTVAFREAVRGTEKEISFQRQAPCAACGGTGVGTGGGGGPCPRCGGRGKVRASRGVVTVQQTCPACRGTGRAPGPTCDRCGGRGAVPKAERIRVRIPAGVTDGSRVRVAGKGEAGVDGGPPGDLYIRVHVAPDPQFRREGNDLVTRVKVGVLDAILGGTVEVPTLDGPVRMKVPPGTQNGQRFRLRGKGVPGRGDLYAEVQVEIPRRLDPDVKKTLEGLRGRM from the coding sequence ATGGCGACCAAACGGGACTACTACGAGATCCTCGGGGTGGACCGCAAGGCCTCGACCGAGGAGATCAAGAAGGCCTACCGAAAACTGGCCCGCAAGTACCACCCCGACGTGAACCCGGGGAACAAGGAAGCGGAGGAGCGATTCAAGGAGATCTCCGAGGCCTACGACGTGCTCTCCGACCCCGAGAAACGCGCCCAGTACGACGCCGTGGGCCATGCCGCGTTCGGGGCGGGCTCAGGCGGGGCCCAGGGGCCCCGATGGGAGGAGTTCCGCACGGGCGGCGGTTTCAGCGGGTTCGACTTCTCGGATCTGTTCGCGGACCTGTTCGGCGAGGCCCCTGGGTTTCGGCCGAGCGGCCCCCGCAAGGGGGCCGACCTCGAGTACGACATGACCGTGGCGTTCCGGGAGGCCGTGCGGGGCACCGAGAAGGAGATCTCGTTCCAGCGCCAGGCGCCGTGTGCGGCCTGCGGCGGAACCGGGGTCGGCACGGGCGGGGGCGGGGGGCCCTGCCCCCGGTGCGGCGGCAGGGGAAAAGTGCGGGCCTCCCGGGGCGTGGTGACGGTGCAGCAAACCTGCCCCGCGTGCCGCGGCACGGGCCGGGCCCCCGGCCCGACCTGCGACCGCTGCGGCGGCCGCGGGGCCGTGCCCAAAGCCGAGCGGATCCGGGTACGCATCCCGGCCGGCGTCACCGACGGCTCCCGCGTGCGGGTGGCCGGGAAAGGGGAGGCCGGCGTCGACGGAGGCCCACCGGGCGACCTGTATATCCGGGTCCACGTGGCGCCGGACCCCCAGTTCCGGCGCGAAGGGAACGACCTGGTGACCCGGGTGAAGGTGGGCGTGCTCGACGCCATCCTGGGGGGCACCGTGGAGGTGCCCACCCTGGACGGGCCGGTGCGCATGAAGGTGCCCCCTGGCACCCAGAACGGCCAGCGGTTTCGGCTGCGGGGCAAGGGCGTTCCAGGCCGGGGCGATCTGTACGCCGAGGTACAGGTGGAGATCCCCCGCCGGCTCGACCCCGACGTGAAAAAGACCCTGGAAGGCCTGCGGGGCCGGATGTGA
- a CDS encoding thioredoxin family protein, with product MFLAAALILLAGMVLAGPSAAAAPAEPDPLVAEALATGRPVLGEFVSETCPACDQLRPALEQVLSRHPHIVHRVHDADKEPELAKKYGVKCVPVIVIIGPDGRVRFNQVGFWTEEELEQVLRDAGVAEAP from the coding sequence GTGTTTCTCGCCGCCGCCCTGATCCTGCTGGCCGGGATGGTCCTCGCCGGCCCGTCGGCCGCCGCGGCCCCGGCAGAACCGGATCCCCTGGTGGCCGAGGCCCTGGCCACCGGCAGGCCCGTGCTGGGGGAGTTCGTGTCGGAGACCTGCCCGGCCTGCGACCAGCTGCGTCCGGCCCTCGAACAGGTGTTGTCGCGCCACCCCCACATCGTCCATCGGGTGCACGACGCCGACAAGGAGCCCGAGTTGGCCAAGAAGTACGGGGTCAAGTGCGTGCCGGTCATCGTGATCATCGGCCCCGACGGGCGGGTCCGGTTCAACCAGGTGGGGTTCTGGACCGAGGAGGAGCTGGAACAGGTGCTGCGCGACGCCGGCGTGGCCGAGGCCCCGTAG
- a CDS encoding N-acetylmuramoyl-L-alanine amidase family protein: protein MDRPLGLILIWLSFLLLPVSARTARCEDSIPAPAIQRTPPRLVLDPGHGGSDPGAHGRGRAEKDAALAVAEAVAKRLEARGIVVFLTRDRDQALSEPLRAAFANYREADLYLALHFSGEPRVQARGFEVFVAPPPPSGLEPQRWEAGQARVWKQSRAWAEAVRRRLGEVASTFDRGEGILPHPALEAVTCPAALVELGSLAWPDEAEWWRSPAGAEALSRALAAAVADVTGWKSPQTDDR, encoded by the coding sequence ATGGACCGCCCCCTCGGCCTCATCCTGATCTGGCTGTCGTTCCTGCTCCTTCCGGTATCGGCCCGGACGGCGCGGTGCGAGGATAGCATCCCCGCGCCGGCCATCCAACGTACCCCGCCGCGGCTCGTGCTCGACCCCGGCCACGGCGGGTCCGATCCGGGCGCGCACGGCCGAGGCCGCGCCGAGAAGGACGCCGCCCTCGCCGTGGCCGAGGCCGTGGCGAAGAGGCTCGAGGCCCGGGGGATCGTGGTGTTCCTGACCCGGGATCGGGACCAGGCGCTGTCGGAGCCGTTGCGGGCCGCGTTCGCCAATTATCGAGAGGCCGACCTGTACCTGGCCCTCCATTTCTCCGGCGAGCCCCGGGTCCAGGCCCGGGGGTTCGAGGTGTTCGTCGCTCCGCCGCCCCCGTCGGGCCTCGAGCCGCAGCGTTGGGAGGCGGGCCAGGCCCGGGTGTGGAAGCAGAGTCGAGCCTGGGCCGAGGCCGTTCGGCGGCGGTTGGGGGAGGTGGCGTCCACCTTCGACCGGGGGGAGGGGATCCTGCCCCATCCGGCCCTGGAGGCGGTGACCTGTCCCGCGGCCCTGGTGGAGCTGGGATCCCTGGCGTGGCCCGACGAGGCCGAGTGGTGGCGTTCTCCGGCCGGCGCCGAGGCCCTGTCCCGGGCCCTGGCCGCGGCCGTGGCCGATGTGACCGGCTGGAAGTCCCCCCAGACCGACGACCGTTGA
- the rph gene encoding ribonuclease PH, with amino-acid sequence MRHDGRAADELRPVRIQKGVLRYAEGSALIEMGHTRVLCAASVEDGVPAFLKGSGRGWVTAEYGMLPRATETRTPREASRGRQGGRTLEIQRLIGRSLRAVTDLDSMGERTVWVDCDVLQADGGTRTASITGAYVALADALQTLVERNVVSRIPLTDAVAAVSVGVVGGRPLLDLDYREDSSADLDMNVVMTGRGELVEVQATGEERPFPRDRLLELLDLAWKGIERLLALQREALEGGR; translated from the coding sequence ATGCGCCATGACGGAAGGGCGGCCGACGAGCTGCGGCCGGTCCGGATCCAAAAGGGGGTGCTCCGATACGCCGAGGGGAGCGCCCTGATCGAGATGGGGCACACCCGGGTGCTGTGCGCGGCCAGCGTGGAGGACGGGGTGCCCGCATTCCTCAAGGGCTCGGGCCGGGGGTGGGTCACGGCCGAGTACGGCATGCTTCCCCGGGCCACCGAGACCCGAACCCCCCGGGAGGCGAGCCGGGGCCGGCAGGGGGGGCGGACCCTGGAGATCCAGCGCCTCATCGGCCGCTCGCTCCGGGCGGTGACCGACCTGGACTCCATGGGGGAGCGAACCGTGTGGGTGGACTGCGACGTGCTCCAGGCCGACGGCGGCACCCGCACCGCCTCGATCACCGGGGCCTACGTCGCCCTGGCGGACGCGCTCCAGACCCTGGTGGAACGCAACGTGGTGAGCCGGATCCCCCTGACCGACGCCGTGGCCGCCGTGAGCGTGGGCGTGGTGGGGGGCAGGCCTCTGCTGGACCTGGACTACCGGGAGGACTCGTCGGCCGACCTGGACATGAACGTGGTGATGACGGGCCGGGGGGAGCTGGTGGAGGTCCAGGCCACGGGCGAGGAGCGGCCGTTCCCCCGGGACCGGCTCCTGGAGCTGCTGGACCTGGCCTGGAAGGGGATCGAACGGCTGCTGGCCCTGCAGCGGGAGGCGTTGGAGGGCGGGCGGTGA
- a CDS encoding XTP/dITP diphosphatase — protein sequence MNLVVATANVGKLREFRRMLEPLGFEVLGLADLADRPEIREDGDTFLDNARAKAWPLARSLGGPVLADDSGLVVDALGGAPGVRSARYAGPDATDSDNNRKLLAELAGVPAERRTAAFVCALVLAVPGLGEVAAEGRVEGRILDRPRGEGGFGYDPLFLVGDLERTAAELDPDTKNRVSHRGRALRLLLPVLRDLGRGAL from the coding sequence GTGAATCTGGTTGTGGCCACGGCCAACGTCGGCAAGCTCCGGGAGTTCCGGCGGATGCTCGAGCCCCTGGGGTTCGAGGTGCTGGGCCTGGCGGATCTGGCGGACCGGCCGGAGATCCGGGAGGACGGCGACACGTTCCTGGACAACGCCCGTGCCAAGGCCTGGCCCCTCGCCCGGAGCCTGGGCGGGCCGGTGCTCGCGGACGACTCCGGCCTGGTGGTGGACGCCCTGGGTGGGGCGCCGGGGGTGCGCTCGGCCCGCTACGCCGGACCCGACGCCACGGACTCGGACAACAACCGCAAGCTCCTGGCGGAGCTGGCGGGAGTGCCGGCCGAGCGGCGCACGGCCGCGTTCGTGTGCGCCTTGGTGCTGGCGGTCCCTGGCCTGGGCGAGGTGGCGGCCGAGGGACGGGTGGAAGGGCGCATCCTCGATCGGCCCCGGGGCGAGGGGGGGTTCGGGTACGATCCCCTGTTCCTGGTGGGGGACCTGGAGCGGACCGCTGCGGAGCTCGATCCGGACACGAAGAACCGGGTGAGCCACCGGGGGCGGGCCCTTCGTCTGCTCCTGCCGGTGCTCCGGGACCTCGGTCGGGGAGCGTTATGA
- a CDS encoding retropepsin-like aspartic protease family protein, with protein sequence MRWFRAVMLLALLLPAAAGEAGVRVPLENHGGALVAQVTVNRRFTGRFLVDTGATYCVVSKEVARKAKIRGRVGGKRVRLVTANGEIEASLGEARRVDVGRARARDVAVAVVDADPVPGLDGILGLSFLERFRYTLDPEAGLLVLEK encoded by the coding sequence ATGAGATGGTTTCGTGCGGTGATGCTGCTTGCCCTCCTCCTGCCGGCCGCTGCGGGGGAGGCCGGGGTCCGGGTGCCCCTGGAGAACCACGGGGGAGCGCTGGTGGCCCAAGTCACGGTGAACCGGCGGTTCACCGGCCGTTTTCTGGTGGACACCGGGGCCACCTACTGCGTGGTGTCCAAGGAGGTCGCCCGAAAGGCCAAGATCCGGGGGCGGGTCGGCGGGAAGCGGGTGCGGCTGGTCACCGCCAATGGGGAGATCGAGGCGTCCCTGGGTGAGGCCCGGCGGGTCGACGTGGGTAGGGCGCGGGCGCGGGACGTGGCCGTTGCCGTGGTGGACGCCGATCCCGTTCCCGGGTTGGACGGCATCCTGGGACTGAGCTTCCTCGAACGGTTCCGCTACACCCTGGATCCCGAGGCCGGGCTGCTGGTCCTTGAGAAGTAG
- a CDS encoding lysophospholipid acyltransferase family protein: MAFADHDEYRTPPDRRPGLVPRLCPWPELPFYARVLWIVGRSRLEVARGVYDGAHWAKSSEDIVRALEWVGVKLTIEGMDVLRRFEGPAVFVGNHMSTLETFVLPAVIQPVKPATFVVKESLLAYPWFGPILGSRDPIAVGRRSPREDFTKVLREGTDRIGRGMSVIVFPQTTRSDELRLDRFNSIGAKLAARAGVPLVPVALRTDAWGNGRRLKDFGPVRPDRPVRFRFGPPIVPERRGLAAQEACVAFLRDTLKEWGVRVVEGAEDYFSRTSSPASGSRV; the protein is encoded by the coding sequence ATGGCGTTCGCAGACCACGACGAATACCGCACCCCGCCCGACCGGCGCCCCGGTCTGGTGCCCCGCCTGTGCCCGTGGCCCGAGCTCCCGTTCTACGCCCGGGTGCTGTGGATCGTGGGACGGTCGCGCTTGGAGGTGGCCCGGGGCGTCTACGACGGGGCCCACTGGGCCAAGTCCAGCGAGGACATCGTGCGGGCCCTGGAGTGGGTGGGAGTGAAGCTCACCATCGAGGGCATGGACGTGCTCCGGCGGTTCGAGGGGCCGGCCGTGTTCGTGGGAAACCACATGAGCACCCTGGAGACGTTCGTGCTGCCGGCCGTGATCCAACCGGTGAAACCGGCGACCTTCGTGGTGAAGGAGTCGCTGCTCGCCTATCCGTGGTTCGGTCCGATCCTCGGCAGCCGCGACCCGATCGCGGTGGGCCGCCGGAGCCCTCGGGAGGACTTCACCAAGGTACTCCGGGAAGGGACCGACCGGATCGGACGGGGCATGTCGGTGATCGTGTTTCCCCAAACCACCCGCTCGGACGAGCTGCGCCTCGACCGGTTCAACTCCATCGGGGCCAAGCTGGCCGCCCGGGCCGGGGTGCCGCTGGTGCCGGTGGCCCTTCGGACCGACGCCTGGGGCAACGGCCGGCGGCTCAAGGATTTCGGGCCGGTGCGGCCGGACCGGCCGGTGCGGTTCCGGTTCGGTCCTCCGATCGTGCCGGAGCGCCGGGGCTTGGCCGCCCAGGAGGCTTGCGTGGCGTTCCTGCGGGACACGCTGAAGGAATGGGGGGTCCGGGTGGTGGAAGGGGCAGAGGACTACTTCTCAAGGACCAGCAGCCCGGCCTCGGGATCCAGGGTGTAG
- a CDS encoding cold-shock protein has protein sequence MAVGTVKWFNDQKGYGFIAQEDGPDVFVHFSAIQMQGFKTLQEGQQVEFEVVDGQKGPQAANVRPV, from the coding sequence ATGGCAGTCGGTACGGTAAAGTGGTTCAACGACCAGAAGGGGTACGGGTTCATCGCCCAGGAAGACGGCCCGGACGTGTTCGTCCACTTCAGCGCGATCCAGATGCAGGGTTTCAAGACCCTGCAGGAAGGGCAGCAGGTGGAGTTCGAGGTGGTCGACGGCCAGAAGGGCCCCCAGGCCGCCAACGTCCGTCCGGTCTGA